Proteins from a genomic interval of Leifsonia shinshuensis:
- a CDS encoding TetR family transcriptional regulator, producing the protein MSELAERRRRGRPRKERGAASARSAIVRAAAEEFTERGYEAASLRAVARRAGVDSALVHHYFEDKADLFAATLEAPIRPDRVLDVLLAAPREQVGETLVRYLLTQLEDERAAGRIVLILRTALSSGPGTRMLREFLTREVFARLAALTHADDADLRADLAASQIAGLMMTRYVLKLEPIASAAPDELARRVGPVIQWHLFGDIDGGRGPGE; encoded by the coding sequence GTGAGTGAGCTAGCCGAGCGCCGCAGGCGGGGCAGGCCGCGCAAGGAGCGCGGGGCCGCGTCCGCGCGCTCGGCGATCGTGCGGGCGGCCGCGGAGGAGTTCACCGAGCGGGGCTACGAGGCCGCCTCGCTGCGCGCCGTCGCCCGCCGCGCAGGCGTGGACTCGGCGCTCGTGCACCACTACTTCGAGGACAAGGCCGACCTGTTCGCCGCCACGCTGGAGGCACCGATCCGCCCGGACCGGGTCCTGGACGTCCTGCTCGCCGCCCCGCGCGAGCAGGTCGGGGAGACGCTGGTGCGCTACCTGCTCACCCAGCTGGAGGACGAGCGCGCCGCCGGGCGGATCGTGCTCATCCTGCGCACGGCGCTCAGCAGCGGTCCCGGAACGCGGATGCTGCGCGAGTTCCTGACCCGCGAGGTGTTCGCGCGGCTGGCGGCGCTGACCCACGCCGACGACGCCGACCTGCGCGCCGATCTGGCCGCCTCGCAGATCGCCGGGCTGATGATGACCCGCTACGTGCTCAAGCTGGAGCCGATCGCGAGCGCAGCTCCGGACGAGCTCGCAAGACGGGTCGGGCCGGTGATCCAGTGGCATCTGTTCGGGGATATTGACGGCGGGCGCGGTCCGGGCGAATAA